One segment of Terriglobales bacterium DNA contains the following:
- a CDS encoding N-acetylmuramoyl-L-alanine amidase → MRSSKPLIAFALVLLLRPALESADERRLSVFSPQGNYAVATLEREGRAYIGLQELLEPLAHPEIQHEGGRIRVRVGQVEAELRAGKSKAKIGRGEMDLGAKVLVEDGRVYVPLRGAPAVLSRLAGMASELHESSRRLIVGGAAVRFTAELRHGETPALVLNFSAPVNPSIATEPGRLRLVFTRDALTSASENFKFDEPSIPSASYSESGGAAEIDVHARVPLMANFSDGGRTITITAAPGGAQPVSAQGPQAGAPAGEQPPGAETPLPTGNAPTPMVAGQPRQRYLVVIDAAHGGADPGAKLKDGLEEKEVALAFARRLRAALADRGVAAHLLRDGDSALTNEQRAAAANSMHATIFVTVHAGTPGTGVRLYTSMQPEAENRPAAFYPWEAAQAFYIRPSRIVAQAAVEELGKRKVTVLLMPANVRPMNNVAAASLGVELAVPPSDPDRVTNARAQDAIAAAIAAGIANARAVLEAPQ, encoded by the coding sequence ATGCGCTCGAGTAAGCCCCTCATCGCATTCGCGCTGGTGCTGTTGCTGCGTCCGGCGCTCGAGTCCGCCGACGAGCGGCGGTTGAGCGTCTTTTCGCCGCAAGGCAACTACGCCGTCGCCACGCTCGAGCGCGAGGGCCGCGCCTACATCGGGCTGCAAGAGCTGCTGGAACCCCTCGCCCATCCCGAGATCCAACACGAAGGCGGCCGTATCCGCGTGCGCGTTGGCCAGGTGGAGGCCGAGCTGCGCGCCGGCAAGTCGAAGGCGAAGATCGGGCGGGGCGAGATGGATCTCGGCGCGAAAGTGCTGGTGGAAGACGGCCGCGTCTATGTGCCGCTGCGCGGCGCGCCCGCGGTGCTCAGCCGCCTTGCGGGCATGGCGTCGGAGCTGCACGAAAGTTCGCGCCGCCTCATCGTCGGCGGCGCGGCGGTGCGCTTCACTGCGGAGCTGCGCCACGGCGAGACGCCCGCGCTCGTGCTGAACTTCTCTGCCCCGGTGAATCCTTCGATCGCGACCGAGCCTGGGCGGCTGCGGCTGGTCTTCACGCGCGACGCGCTCACCAGCGCGAGTGAGAACTTCAAGTTCGACGAGCCCAGCATCCCCTCGGCCAGCTACAGCGAGAGCGGCGGGGCGGCGGAGATCGACGTACACGCGCGCGTGCCGCTGATGGCGAATTTTTCCGACGGCGGACGCACCATCACCATCACCGCCGCGCCCGGTGGCGCACAGCCCGTCTCCGCGCAGGGACCGCAGGCGGGCGCCCCCGCCGGCGAACAGCCGCCGGGCGCTGAGACGCCGCTGCCGACCGGCAATGCGCCCACGCCGATGGTCGCCGGCCAGCCCCGGCAGCGCTACCTGGTGGTCATCGACGCCGCGCATGGCGGCGCCGATCCCGGCGCGAAGCTGAAGGACGGCTTGGAAGAGAAAGAGGTGGCGCTGGCGTTCGCGCGCCGCCTGCGAGCCGCGCTGGCCGACCGCGGCGTGGCCGCGCACCTGCTGCGCGACGGCGATTCCGCGCTCACCAACGAGCAGCGCGCCGCCGCGGCGAACAGCATGCACGCCACCATCTTCGTCACGGTGCACGCCGGCACGCCGGGAACGGGCGTGCGGCTGTACACCTCGATGCAGCCGGAAGCGGAGAACCGCCCGGCGGCGTTCTATCCGTGGGAGGCGGCGCAGGCGTTCTACATCCGCCCGAGCCGGATCGTGGCGCAGGCCGCGGTGGAGGAACTGGGCAAGCGCAAGGTCACGGTGCTGCTCATGCCGGCGAATGTGCGGCCGATGAACAACGTGGCGGCCGCGTCGCTGGGCGTGGAGCTGGCCGTGCCGCCCTCCGATCCGGACCGCGTGACCAACGCGCGCGCGCAGGACGCGATCGCCGCCGCCATCGCCGCCGGCATCGCCAACGCGCGCGCGGTGCTGGAGGCGCCGCAATGA